Proteins encoded by one window of Desulfatibacillum aliphaticivorans DSM 15576:
- a CDS encoding DUF6088 family protein, giving the protein MPVKNTLESKITYRVKRSKTPVFVRDDFKDIGGYDQVGRILRGLVKKGVLVSLGYGAYARSKRSSVSGAVVPEKPLPELAKELLKKLGVKVVPSSAERAYNSGKTTQVPTGRVIGVKGRIVRRIGYNGRYISFEKVS; this is encoded by the coding sequence GTGCCGGTAAAAAACACCTTAGAGAGCAAGATAACCTACCGCGTGAAGCGTAGTAAGACGCCTGTTTTTGTGCGTGATGATTTCAAGGATATTGGCGGCTACGATCAGGTCGGACGCATTTTGAGGGGGCTTGTGAAAAAGGGGGTCCTGGTTAGTCTGGGTTACGGGGCCTACGCCCGCTCTAAAAGATCAAGCGTTAGCGGCGCTGTTGTTCCGGAGAAGCCCCTGCCGGAACTTGCAAAAGAGCTTCTGAAAAAACTCGGCGTTAAGGTGGTCCCATCATCCGCCGAGAGGGCTTATAATTCAGGGAAAACAACCCAAGTTCCAACCGGGCGTGTGATTGGCGTCAAAGGCAGGATTGTGCGGCGTATTGGCTATAATGGAAGGTATATCTCTTTTGAAAAAGTCAGTTGA
- a CDS encoding TetR/AcrR family transcriptional regulator produces MTVKRFRELRKSQKEDRRQAITDTAEEILTAKGIDGVAIRSVAKAAGLSVGSIYVYFKNKEELLLSILLRHLAALDAVFEERIQEPDPVKAFKAMAHDYKDYYLQCGRYISAMGYFYEQGDKTKDVNPDLMEELNTLLGRILEKIHFILARPAMAPMLNGLDPARAIPIIWSMITGVAELTLASARSVQSGFDFEQVLNDSIHVLTGRGDAS; encoded by the coding sequence GTGACCGTCAAACGATTCAGGGAATTACGCAAATCGCAAAAGGAAGATCGCAGGCAGGCCATTACGGACACGGCGGAGGAAATCCTTACGGCCAAGGGGATCGACGGGGTGGCCATTCGCAGCGTGGCCAAGGCCGCAGGGCTTTCCGTGGGCTCCATCTATGTGTATTTCAAGAACAAGGAGGAACTGCTTTTAAGCATTCTTCTTAGGCATCTTGCGGCCTTGGACGCGGTTTTTGAGGAAAGAATCCAGGAGCCTGACCCGGTAAAGGCTTTTAAAGCCATGGCGCATGATTACAAGGACTATTACCTGCAATGCGGAAGATACATCAGCGCAATGGGGTATTTTTACGAGCAGGGCGACAAGACGAAGGACGTCAATCCCGATCTTATGGAAGAGTTGAATACCCTGCTGGGCCGAATCCTGGAGAAGATACATTTTATCCTGGCGCGCCCGGCAATGGCGCCCATGCTGAACGGCCTGGACCCCGCCCGCGCCATACCTATTATTTGGAGCATGATCACCGGCGTGGCGGAACTGACCCTGGCCTCGGCCCGAAGCGTCCAGTCCGGTTTTGATTTTGAGCAGGTGTTGAATGATTCCATCCATGTTTTGACGGGGAGGGGAGACGCCTCCTGA
- a CDS encoding DUF362 domain-containing protein, with protein sequence MKTIVALMRCKEYDFETLKDVVARGVTAAGFDLSSLGGLRVALKPNLLMPSHPDKCVVTHPVFFRAVASIVKDYGGHPVLIENPNFFSLENTLKKAGYGPIVEELGIEVADPVPTRPLHWEHAKLYRTIDISAAYFEADVILNLVKFKTHSYSYVTGAVKHWFGTIPGLKKSRMHMRVPDQMDFADYLLDLYGGLKYGLGDGRRIFHIVDGVRSMEGEGPGPTGSPRDWGVVIAGEDAIAVDWVAVKTAGLDADKAYTLVQGFKRDFGPNSPDDIQVLGESIQDLACRFTPPKNTVYGGVVWPLTSKTVKNWLVEKPAPNPEKCVLCYQCMKTCPAEAISKPREGKKTPVFDYRKCIRCFCCMEICPEAAIGLKKGTLQWLFSFK encoded by the coding sequence TTGAAGACTATAGTGGCCTTGATGCGGTGTAAGGAGTATGATTTCGAAACCTTGAAGGATGTCGTCGCAAGGGGAGTGACGGCGGCCGGATTCGATCTTTCTTCATTGGGCGGTTTGAGGGTCGCCCTGAAGCCCAATCTGTTGATGCCCAGCCATCCGGATAAATGCGTGGTCACTCATCCCGTGTTTTTTCGGGCGGTTGCGTCCATCGTCAAAGATTACGGCGGCCATCCGGTTTTGATTGAAAACCCCAATTTTTTCTCCCTGGAAAATACGCTTAAAAAGGCTGGCTACGGCCCCATTGTGGAGGAACTGGGCATTGAAGTCGCCGATCCGGTCCCCACCCGGCCCTTGCACTGGGAGCACGCCAAGCTGTACCGGACCATTGATATTTCCGCCGCCTATTTTGAGGCGGACGTCATCCTGAATCTGGTGAAATTCAAGACCCATTCCTATTCCTACGTAACCGGCGCGGTAAAGCATTGGTTCGGGACGATTCCCGGTTTGAAAAAATCCCGGATGCACATGCGCGTGCCCGACCAGATGGATTTCGCCGATTATTTGCTGGACCTTTACGGCGGCCTGAAGTACGGATTGGGGGACGGCAGGAGAATCTTTCATATTGTAGACGGCGTGCGCTCCATGGAAGGGGAGGGGCCGGGGCCTACGGGCTCGCCCAGGGATTGGGGCGTGGTCATCGCCGGAGAGGACGCCATCGCCGTGGACTGGGTTGCGGTAAAGACCGCGGGCCTGGATGCCGATAAGGCGTATACCCTGGTGCAGGGCTTTAAGAGGGATTTCGGCCCCAACTCGCCGGATGACATCCAGGTGCTGGGGGAAAGCATTCAGGATTTGGCATGCCGGTTTACGCCGCCGAAAAACACCGTTTACGGCGGAGTGGTGTGGCCCCTGACGTCCAAAACGGTAAAAAACTGGCTGGTGGAAAAACCGGCCCCAAACCCGGAAAAATGCGTTTTATGCTATCAATGCATGAAAACCTGTCCGGCGGAAGCCATCTCCAAGCCCCGGGAGGGCAAAAAAACGCCGGTTTTTGACTATCGAAAATGCATCCGTTGCTTCTGCTGCATGGAAATTTGCCCGGAAGCCGCCATCGGCTTGAAAAAAGGGACGCTGCAATGGTTGTTTTCGTTTAAATAG
- a CDS encoding acyl-CoA reductase — MKDDLKEEGWRLVDSNMQDLCAKFDLLHSGENNVMRLPFLIKGSLRTPARVDFDDILRAFDAAEKVAPAGAFISHAQLEKAQVLREPVINRKTMRPTGAYQYSVMPIFSPREVLENDFSALCALYNTPFQEILELLKSLGALFAQEKTFLDSLRDLTIQTAQLPNQWHNLGFDALNILIDPHSAKATVDKDLGVWGLAGSRFLDGWVELPGAAVLPAPVHLIAAQALGAKAPAWESRKPSMRAMPTRQLHITAGNAPQIPFISALRAILTKSAAVIKSPYGATLPGALLSLGLPAAAPDHPITRHLSIVYWPGGETAVEDAFFAPNSFDRIVVWGAPDAVESVKKRALFTKVLTFNPRYGVSMIGREAFAESLEDLAAAAVADSLVANQKACIASQIHYIEADEDQARLYAQALQRTLAAFDRASPNYVDPFFVGEIKRVMRGVLIDGDWFVNSEEGRFCSGVVLVDREIPLSAVTMQRMIIVRRLDRLESALPYLHPGVSTVSMAPLSVKERLQDEIAARGVSNIVDLGHSGTMFPGMSHDGMMALSELVDWKNG; from the coding sequence ATGAAAGACGACTTAAAGGAAGAAGGCTGGCGCCTTGTCGATTCGAATATGCAAGATCTTTGCGCCAAATTTGACCTGTTGCACTCCGGCGAAAACAACGTCATGCGGCTCCCATTCTTAATCAAGGGGAGCCTTCGCACGCCCGCCCGGGTAGATTTTGACGACATACTCCGGGCCTTTGATGCGGCGGAAAAAGTTGCGCCGGCAGGGGCTTTCATCAGCCATGCGCAATTGGAAAAGGCTCAGGTATTGCGGGAGCCCGTCATCAACCGCAAAACCATGCGCCCGACCGGCGCCTATCAATATTCGGTCATGCCAATTTTCTCGCCCCGGGAGGTTTTGGAAAACGACTTTTCCGCCCTGTGCGCGTTGTACAACACGCCCTTTCAGGAGATCCTGGAGCTTTTAAAAAGCCTTGGGGCCTTGTTCGCGCAGGAAAAAACCTTTCTGGACTCCCTCCGGGACCTCACGATCCAAACGGCCCAGTTGCCGAACCAATGGCATAACCTGGGATTCGACGCCCTAAACATACTGATCGATCCTCATTCCGCGAAAGCCACGGTGGATAAGGACCTTGGCGTATGGGGACTGGCGGGTTCACGCTTTTTGGACGGCTGGGTGGAATTGCCCGGCGCCGCGGTCCTGCCTGCTCCCGTGCATTTGATTGCAGCCCAGGCCCTGGGGGCAAAGGCCCCTGCCTGGGAAAGCCGCAAGCCGTCCATGCGGGCCATGCCCACCCGGCAACTGCACATCACGGCAGGCAACGCGCCCCAGATTCCTTTTATATCGGCTTTGCGGGCCATCCTCACCAAATCGGCGGCGGTGATCAAATCCCCATACGGGGCCACCCTGCCCGGCGCATTGTTGTCTCTGGGGCTTCCGGCGGCAGCCCCGGACCATCCCATAACAAGGCATTTGTCCATCGTATACTGGCCGGGAGGAGAGACCGCCGTGGAAGACGCCTTTTTCGCGCCCAACTCATTTGACAGGATTGTGGTGTGGGGAGCGCCTGACGCCGTGGAATCGGTCAAAAAGCGGGCCTTATTCACCAAGGTGCTCACCTTCAATCCGCGCTACGGGGTTTCCATGATCGGCCGGGAAGCCTTTGCTGAAAGCCTGGAAGACCTGGCGGCCGCGGCCGTCGCGGACTCTCTGGTCGCCAATCAAAAAGCCTGCATCGCCTCCCAGATCCACTACATAGAAGCAGACGAGGACCAAGCCAGATTATACGCCCAAGCCCTGCAAAGGACGCTGGCCGCCTTTGACCGGGCGTCCCCCAACTATGTGGACCCGTTTTTCGTCGGAGAGATCAAACGGGTCATGCGCGGCGTGCTCATTGACGGAGATTGGTTCGTGAACAGCGAGGAGGGCCGTTTTTGTTCCGGGGTCGTCCTGGTGGACAGGGAAATTCCACTCTCCGCCGTCACCATGCAACGCATGATCATTGTCCGAAGGCTGGATAGGCTGGAAAGCGCCCTGCCCTATTTGCATCCCGGCGTTTCCACGGTCAGCATGGCGCCCCTTTCCGTAAAGGAGCGGCTGCAGGATGAAATCGCCGCCCGGGGAGTCAGCAACATTGTGGATCTGGGCCATAGCGGGACCATGTTTCCGGGTATGAGCCATGACGGTATGATGGCCTTAAGCGAACTTGTGGACTGGAAAAACGGCTGA
- a CDS encoding 4Fe-4S binding protein, giving the protein MSSLKIYRSLAEKFVFKSMFPNVLVTDSLLALVKFLFDEQEAKVLNALSFAPKPAKTVARYANLPLETVRPILEDLGDRFMILRLTMAGVPVYNLLPLAPGIFESQMIRSKSDAENAPFYREFARLFEDVYHEYMLYFKDKAKGKDLRFGRIVPIEKSLESTTGVMPLATDRYSEIVERNRSFSLVDVCACRTHQEYLGQGCGRAMHACSAMGWLADMAIDKNIARRVSREEFLDAKAAAVEAGLVNMVDNLEDPMQVCSCCTCCCGVMRILKEYNIPTIIAKSHFEASVDADKCIGCNQCVEICPMEALSLVDDKAVIDHTRCIGCGLCVPKCGKTKAISLKERYGHKPPSKDVLAYAAERIEELKGIQKSLLPRLTLGAGSLLYQLSPKQLTGPRYKPPKS; this is encoded by the coding sequence ATGAGCAGCTTGAAAATATACCGGTCCCTGGCCGAGAAATTCGTTTTTAAAAGCATGTTTCCTAACGTGCTTGTAACCGATTCCCTGCTGGCTTTGGTCAAGTTTTTATTCGACGAACAGGAGGCGAAGGTGTTGAACGCCCTGTCCTTTGCGCCCAAGCCGGCCAAGACCGTGGCCCGGTATGCCAACCTGCCTTTGGAGACGGTGCGGCCCATTTTGGAGGACCTGGGAGACCGGTTTATGATCTTGCGCCTGACCATGGCCGGGGTTCCCGTTTACAATCTCCTTCCTTTGGCGCCCGGCATATTTGAATCCCAGATGATCCGGAGCAAAAGCGATGCCGAAAATGCTCCTTTTTACAGGGAATTCGCCAGATTGTTTGAAGACGTGTACCACGAATACATGCTCTATTTTAAGGACAAGGCCAAGGGAAAAGACCTGCGCTTCGGCCGAATCGTGCCCATTGAAAAATCCCTGGAGTCCACCACGGGCGTCATGCCCCTGGCCACGGACAGGTATTCTGAAATCGTGGAACGGAACCGGAGCTTCTCCCTGGTGGACGTGTGCGCCTGCCGGACGCATCAGGAATACCTGGGGCAGGGGTGCGGACGGGCCATGCACGCGTGTTCGGCCATGGGCTGGCTGGCGGACATGGCTATAGACAAAAATATCGCCCGAAGGGTTTCCCGGGAGGAATTCCTGGACGCCAAAGCCGCCGCCGTGGAAGCGGGCCTGGTGAACATGGTGGACAACCTGGAAGACCCCATGCAGGTGTGCTCGTGCTGCACCTGCTGCTGCGGCGTCATGCGCATCCTCAAGGAATACAACATCCCCACCATCATCGCCAAAAGCCATTTTGAGGCCAGCGTGGACGCGGATAAATGCATCGGCTGCAACCAGTGCGTGGAAATCTGCCCCATGGAGGCCCTCTCCCTGGTGGACGACAAGGCGGTCATCGACCACACCCGATGCATCGGCTGCGGCCTGTGCGTCCCCAAATGCGGCAAGACCAAAGCCATCAGCCTCAAGGAGCGCTACGGTCATAAACCGCCTTCCAAGGACGTCCTGGCCTACGCGGCCGAGCGGATCGAGGAGCTGAAAGGCATCCAGAAATCCCTGCTGCCCAGGCTCACCCTGGGGGCGGGAAGCCTGCTGTATCAGCTTTCCCCCAAGCAATTGACCGGCCCCCGGTACAAACCGCCCAAGTCGTGA
- a CDS encoding 4Fe-4S dicluster-binding protein: MKEDVYTRLGERLNKNPTRMPLVPEVLGFLQSIFNEEEAQVGADFPLGSHPVEALAEAMEREPEELRAMLESMADKGLVFSKDKDSGVREYSLPPFMPGLIELQLMRGREDAVEVRQAKLIKKMLDGVEEAVKGLFMMPEKARRVIKPALRTLTVEQELPLESGVQPYERVAEVIKAESSFAAAVCHCRQQAKLTGDPCKVKDAPSHTCLYFGSAADYVVDRGFASRATREECMEILEASEKAGLVHNVSNFDGDNIVLCNCCGCCCDFMIKMKKYRGVRMVYPSNFAARIDGDLCIGCGECLDRCQVAAISLDGDAAVIAGEYCIGCGNCATVCPQEAISMVRCAEKAPPPRPDFIVGLGV, from the coding sequence ATGAAAGAGGACGTATACACCAGGCTGGGAGAAAGGCTGAACAAAAATCCTACAAGAATGCCGCTGGTGCCGGAGGTTCTGGGGTTTCTGCAATCCATATTCAATGAGGAGGAGGCGCAAGTAGGCGCCGATTTTCCCTTGGGCTCCCATCCGGTGGAGGCTTTGGCGGAAGCTATGGAGAGGGAACCGGAGGAATTGCGGGCTATGCTGGAATCCATGGCGGATAAGGGTCTGGTTTTTTCCAAGGACAAGGATTCGGGCGTGCGGGAGTATTCTTTGCCTCCGTTCATGCCCGGCTTGATTGAGCTGCAACTCATGCGCGGCAGGGAGGATGCAGTCGAGGTTCGCCAGGCAAAATTGATCAAGAAAATGCTGGACGGGGTGGAGGAAGCGGTCAAAGGGCTTTTCATGATGCCGGAAAAGGCTCGCCGTGTGATCAAGCCGGCCCTGCGCACCCTGACGGTTGAGCAGGAGTTGCCGTTGGAGTCCGGGGTTCAGCCTTACGAAAGGGTGGCCGAGGTTATCAAGGCCGAAAGCTCGTTCGCCGCCGCAGTCTGTCATTGCAGGCAGCAGGCCAAGTTGACGGGAGATCCCTGCAAGGTGAAGGACGCGCCTTCCCACACCTGTTTGTATTTCGGAAGCGCGGCGGATTATGTGGTGGATCGCGGCTTCGCCTCCAGGGCCACCCGGGAGGAGTGCATGGAAATTTTGGAAGCCAGCGAAAAAGCCGGGCTGGTGCACAATGTGAGCAATTTCGACGGCGACAACATTGTGCTTTGCAATTGCTGCGGATGCTGCTGCGACTTTATGATCAAGATGAAAAAATACCGGGGCGTGCGCATGGTGTATCCTTCCAATTTCGCCGCCAGAATAGACGGCGATCTTTGCATAGGATGCGGCGAGTGCCTGGACAGGTGCCAGGTGGCGGCCATCTCCCTGGACGGGGACGCCGCCGTAATCGCCGGGGAATATTGCATTGGGTGCGGCAACTGCGCTACGGTGTGTCCCCAGGAAGCCATTAGCATGGTTCGGTGTGCGGAAAAAGCGCCTCCGCCCCGGCCGGATTTCATCGTAGGGCTTGGGGTGTAG